The genomic interval GGCATGCGCGACATGCATCAAGATTTTTGCCGGCATCCATACCATCAGCTTTGAAGGCTGCAAATTCCCAGTTTCCATTGCTGAGCTCAGCGACATACCCTTCGCCCCAGTCTTCTTCGCGCTGCATCACAGCAATGAGTGCAAGGTCGCCTTTGATACGGCGCCCGAGGGTCGACGTGAGAATCTCACCTTTGTCATTCTTTTTAGCTTTGTACACTTCAGCAACAAGAACTGAACCAAATGGCAGTTTACCCTCATCATCTGGCCCCTGCATTGCGACATCGTTAGCAAACAACCGAATGACTTGATCCGGATTCATGGTGCGATCGAGGCTAAGGTAGTTGGTGTACGTCTCAGCATAGCCTTCAGGAAAGGCGATCTCTGACGATGCTGGCCGTTTTATATCGTGTTGAGCGAACAGCCCAAACAAGAGCGAAAGGCTGCCGGCAAGGGGGAGTAAAATTCGCATCGTTTTTCTCGCAATTAGATCAAAAAAGGAAATACAGCGTGAAACCACACACAACATGAAAAATGTAATACACTTATTTTGTAATGTCAATGTATTACTAATTGTTCTGTACTATACCTGGTGCCTTCAACACCTGTTTCAATTGATGGATACTGCCCGAAAAATCACAAACCTGCTGAACCGCAAAGCCGCCACGGTGACTGAGCTCGCTGTGGCTCTTGGGATTTCACGTAATTCAGCGCACCTGCAAGTCACCAAACTTGAGACCGCCGGCTTTATTGAGAAATTCCTCGCTGAAAACAAGAGCGGTGTTGGCAAGCCGGCACATCACTACCGGGTTAAACCTGGCAGTGAGGATGCCTTCTCTTCTGCATACAAAACGATCATGGTGGGCATGATTGAAATTCTCGGTACAGAACTCCCCGAGACATTACGGGTCAACATCCTGGAGCATACGGGTAAACTCCTCGCAAAGACCGCCGGCCTCACGCCCACCGG from Bacteroidota bacterium carries:
- a CDS encoding cytochrome P460 family protein — encoded protein: MRILLPLAGSLSLLFGLFAQHDIKRPASSEIAFPEGYAETYTNYLSLDRTMNPDQVIRLFANDVAMQGPDDEGKLPFGSVLVAEVYKAKKNDKGEILTSTLGRRIKGDLALIAVMQREEDWGEGYVAELSNGNWEFAAFKADGMDAGKNLDACRAC